The sequence CGACCTCCCCGATCTTCTTCGTCGCCCCCATGACGCTCGACGGGTTGACGGCCTTGTCGGTCGAGATGAAGATGAACCTCTCGACCCCGGCAGCCGCCGCCGTCTCGACGATGTTGATCGTCCCCAGGACATTGTTCAGGATCGCCTCGGCGACGTTGATCTCCATCAGGGGGACATGCTTGTGGGCCGCGGCGTGGAAGACGACCTCCGGCCGGTATCTCTCGAAGAGCACATTGAGCCGGTCGCCGTTCTTGATGTTGGCTATGACGGGATCGATCACCACGCCGCCGACGCCCCTCGCCTGCAGATCGTTGTCGATCTCGAAGATGCTGTTCTCGTCCTTGTCCAGTAGGACGATCTCGGAAGGCCCCATGGTCGCGAGCTGGCGGCAGAGCTCCGAGCCGATCGAGCCCCCCGCGCCGGTCACCAGGATGCGCTTGCCGCGATATGCCTTGGCGACCTCCGGCAGGTGCTTCTTCAACTGAAAAACGCTGCGGCCCAGGAGGTCCTCGATATCGATCTCCCGGACCTTGGTGATCTTGACCTTGTCATCGAGCATCTCGAAGAGGCCGGGCACGATCCTGACCTTGAGCCCGGCGCTCTCGCACAGCCCGACGATCCGCCGGACGTCCTTCGACGAGGCGTTGGCGATGGTGATGAGGGCTTCGTCGATGCGGTGCTTCGCCGCGATCTTCGGGATGTCCGCCGTCTCTCCCAGGACACGGACGCCTTGGATGTTCCGGCCTCTTTTTTCGGGATCATCATCCACGAGACCAACAACGGTCACCCCCAGGTCGGCCCTCTGCTGAAGCTCCTTGACGACCATATTGCCCGCGTCTCCGGCGCCGATAAGCAGCACGTTCTTCCGGAGACCGCCGTTCTTCTCCTTCAGGTCGCTGCGCGCCCGGCCCTCGGCCGTCAGCCGGCGCACCATCCGCACGCCCAGCGTGCCGAGCGTGGCCAGCAGAAGCTCGATGATGATGACGCTCAAAGGGACCCGGAGCAGGCCGAGGCGGGCGGGCGCGAAGAACCTCGATCCCAGGAGGACCGGCGTGAGCGGGACGAGGGCCCCGAAGATGGCCAGGGAATCCCGGATGGAGACGTAGCGCCAAACGATCGAATAGATGGAGAAGACCTGGAACAGGGCGATCCGGGCCAGGACGACGAAGGGGGCCAGGGTGATCATCTGGGCCATGAAGCCGCCCGTGGGCAGGCCCTCGAAGCGGATGACGTACGCTGCGATCCAGGCGGTCGTGAAGACCACGGCGTCGACCAGGACCTGGTTGACCTTTCGGAAAAACGTGCGCTCGAAATCTATCATGGTGATTCTGTTGGGCTGATTCTA is a genomic window of Acidobacteriota bacterium containing:
- a CDS encoding nucleoside-diphosphate sugar epimerase/dehydratase; the protein is MIDFERTFFRKVNQVLVDAVVFTTAWIAAYVIRFEGLPTGGFMAQMITLAPFVVLARIALFQVFSIYSIVWRYVSIRDSLAIFGALVPLTPVLLGSRFFAPARLGLLRVPLSVIIIELLLATLGTLGVRMVRRLTAEGRARSDLKEKNGGLRKNVLLIGAGDAGNMVVKELQQRADLGVTVVGLVDDDPEKRGRNIQGVRVLGETADIPKIAAKHRIDEALITIANASSKDVRRIVGLCESAGLKVRIVPGLFEMLDDKVKITKVREIDIEDLLGRSVFQLKKHLPEVAKAYRGKRILVTGAGGSIGSELCRQLATMGPSEIVLLDKDENSIFEIDNDLQARGVGGVVIDPVIANIKNGDRLNVLFERYRPEVVFHAAAHKHVPLMEINVAEAILNNVLGTINIVETAAAAGVERFIFISTDKAVNPSSVMGATKKIGEVVVQNAAKSNGTKFACVRFGNVLGSRGSVVPLFRKQIARGGPVTVTHPEMRRYFMSIPEAVHLIIQAGTLGEKGEIFVLDMGQPIKIVDLVKTLIRLSGHREDDIEIEFTGARPGEKLYEEILIDEERTKSTKFERIFIAPPVETLNGNALKSAGALIDAATRGDVDGILRGLAEMGIGYRRAAL